The Montipora capricornis isolate CH-2021 chromosome 3, ASM3666992v2, whole genome shotgun sequence genome includes the window TGCCACCCAGCtactcttcttttgttttcaaccatTCTCCTCCATGTTCTTTTTGGTCGACCTGGTCTCCTCCTCCCCTCTGGCCTCCACGCCAATGCTGTAACACAGTGCTCCTCTCTGTTCTTCCTCAATATATGCCCAATCCAATTCCATCTTCGGCGTCTGATCTCATCGCTCGTTCTGTTCACTCCTGTGGTCTCCTGGATTTGTTGGTGCGAGATGGTCTGTGGCCATCCTATTCTCAGTATGCATTTCATGCATTTGTATTGGAAAGCGTCTAGcttctttgcttctgtttttgtgAGTTTCCAAGCTTCGCAGCCATACATCAAAACTGCTCTGacaattgttttgaacaattgaaCTTTCGTCTTCCTGCTAATTTCGCTACAGTCCCAAATTCTTCACAACCTGTAGAAAGTTTGTCTGGCTTTACTTACTAGTCTCTGTTGTATATCTTTGGTCGCCCCGCCTTCTTTATCCAGCAGTGCCCCTAGGTACAAAAACTCCTCAACGTCATCTACCTGCTCGTcatttacttttattctttGGTCGTTTCTGGCATTTATTCGCATAACTTTTGACTTCTTCGCATTGATCTTAAGTCCTACTCTGGCAACTTCATTGACAAGCCTACTGGTCTTATCTTCTATGTCAACATATCTAGATGACAATAAAGCAATGTAGTCTGCAAAGTCAAGATCTTCTAAGACTGAGGTGAGCTTCCATCGTATGCCAGTTCTCCTACCCTCTGTAGTTCTGTTCATGACCCAGTCAATTCAtagtaagaaaagaaaacctgaCATGGTGCACCCTTGTTTTACTCCAGACTGAACTTGAAACCATTCTGTTGTTTCACCTTCTTCCATGACTGCGCATTCAAAGTTGCTGTACATTGCTTTTATCAGACTGATAAGCTCTTCTGGGATTCCATATATTGACATGATGTTCCATAGACTTTTGCGATGTATAGAATCAAATGCTTTCTCAAAGTCTATGAAATGTGTGTACAGATGTGCATTTCATTCATTGACTTGCTCCATTATATTCCTGAGAGTAAAAATCTGTTCAATGGTACTTCTGTTCTCTCGGAACCCTGCTTGTTCCTTCCTCAAGATGTTGTCAACTCCTTTTTTAATTCTACTTATCAACACTCTGCCAAAGATCTTACTTATGACTGGTAAAAGTGTGATACCGTACCCCTCCAGTTTGTACACTCACGTAAGTTACCCTTCTTGGGTAACTTTACTATTAGTCCTTTGCTCCAGCTTTTTGGTGCTACACCCTCTTCTTTCACTTTGTTGAACAATTTTGTCAACTCCTTTGCTCTCTCTTCCAAATCTGTCTTTAGAAGCTCTACAACTACGCTATCATGACCAGCTGCTTTCCCACTTTTCGTTGATTTTATAGCATTTTTCACCTCTGTTGGTTGGAATGCTCCGATGTCAAACTCTCTGTCATTTTGCCTTGTTGCAATTTCATGTGGCTGTATGGGCACATTATTTTACATGTGTTTATTTTAAGGCaagaaacaatgaaatgatGCACATATTATTTACTGCCTAACATTTTACTGGTGTTAACAGTGGATACATGGACAGTGGCATTTTCACCAGATTCAAGGTTCATTGCTACAGGCAGTCATGCAGGAAAAATTAACTTAATAGGAGTGGAAagtggaaagaaagaaagtgcTTTGGATACAAGAGGAAAATTTACCATGAGTATAGCCTATGTGAGTAGTTAGTTACTGAAGACAAATCAAGCACTGTAGCTAATGGCATATACTTTAAGGCTGGTTTTTTCAAGCAATGCAAGCACAAGTCATAGAATAAACGACATGTGCAGATGCATAAACTTGTGTTTAATCACAGACTCTTATTTAATGAAAGGTTCTAAGAATTAAAATGTGACTGATGAAAACCAGCCCTTACCAAATTACCTTATGTCGAGGGGGTTTCCAGGAGAGTACTTACTGTAACTCAAGTAATCAGTTTAGCCTGTCCTTATACATGATGATCAATTCAATGGGTCCATTGACATCAAAGCAGTACAAATACATGAAGCCTGCACTAAAAGAAGTAACTTGCAACAATAATATTGGCCACACCTTTTAATACCGAGGTTGAAGGAGAGTATGGCCTAAGATTCTTAGTGTGTGTCAGTCTCTAACGTAAAGATACCGGTACATCGTAAATGATGTGGAACCAAAGAAATTGtggaaaaaacattttggtTTAATACtcaaattataaattattattggatATCATTTGCTCCTACATGTTACATGTAGctattaaaatttaattttatatttttgagttaTTTGTGTTTCCTAAATACATTCTTTTCGGAGAACTTAAAATAATTGTTGGTCATCCCTGCAGCTAGTATTAAGTAGTAGTAGCAGACAGTGTCCCTGTTTACCCTGTCATTGCCCTGTCAGTGGGTTGACTTATTAAAcaatggtgcctactattgttattgcacatacctTCTGTACATCTCGAAATCCTCTGaattcctatgggtggtgcttattaaatACAGGCTGGGATATTTTTTTGTGGTTCAAAAGTATGCGCAGAAAGCAGGACTTAGCATGTgctctttgtatccaaaaagaaaatcagggttaccatgcatttttcagatatttaattaagcttcaatttggaaaagaatgccgtAATGTTTGcttcgtattttaaagctttttacaaatactgttggttaattatcttcaaaaaatgtgtggttacccccaattttctttttggatttcaataacccttgttaagatctgcttctcCTGCATATTCTGAGCAAACTGTGCAAAAATTCCTTTGAATAattaggcaccatccttaagaaAGCTGCTGGTAAATGTGCTGAAGTTAACAAGGATCGCAGTAAAGACCTACGCTaagcattcttttgttttttggtggCTGAGTCctctttcaagatttttgaaggaaatgtacatttgaagtgcaggttatcgacaaaagatagaagtgatccttgccTTTAACTGAAACGATTGTCACTTTACAGAACTTCAGGCAGtttcaacgggattcaaacccatgacctctgcaatgctggtgcaattctctgccaactgagctacattGTATGAAGCCTGCCACCCCAATTGGGGGCAGGTCAATTTGCTGGGCTCATGTCACAGTTCCCCTGAAAGGACAgatggttctgtactctgctccaagaggtttttcttctggttttcccctttccCCAAAAACCAAAGTCTGATTTGATTTCATGTTCATGTTGAAACTGAGTTGTGTAGCTCCTAGGTGACATGTGGTTAAATAAATATCATCAAGTATAATTGTTTGAGATGCAGGTTATAGacaaaagatagaagtgatccttgcacttacagtgcgacgcgccttaccgtggccacccaacaaactttcacatttgacaattacgtgtaagtACGTCAATTcaaacaacccattcaacgATGCTCAACTACACCCGTGCACACTTTGCAAGGacgggtgactgtcaatcaaattcactcaCCCTGATTGGcatataagttttaaaaaaaccttgttaggtggccacagtaaggcgTGTTGCACTGTAACTTGAAATTGTAATAAGTGTTGAGTTGTGTTTTGAAATTTCAGAGTCCAGATGGTCATTACATAGCTTGTGGTGCCATAGATggaattattaatatttttgacCTTACAACTGGAAAACTATTGCATACTCTTGAGGGTAAGAAAGGGTGATTGATTTGTTGTCAGTGTTTGTCCCTGTGCATTCAACAGAGCTCATTATCTGTAAATGTTCCGACTTCAGTGGTGCAGTATACACGTATCGTTGGTAAGTCAAACAAACCACAGCACAGGTCTAGATCTTACAGGTCTTTTATTCACTGATGAGAATTCATGTGACATTCAATGGGAAAAAGTTGGTCATTTGATGTAGTGGGTCAAAACTAGGGAAACTTACCACTGGTGACTACAACACGCTTTCAGTCAAAGACATGGCAAAACGTAAGCGTTCACAAAAGTGATTAGGCTAATACGTCATTCCAAAGCCTCCTATTTGGACTGTACTTGATTTCAATTATCACAAGTGCAATTACAAGTACAGTAACTGTTGTAGTCTGGTCAAATCAAATCATTCTAATTTGAAATCTAGTCTATTCTAGTCAACTTTTAGTCCAAGGAAAGCCAAGGACAGGACATAGTAAGGTATTGTTCAATCAAGTCCAGTCCAAATTGAAGGTTTTGGATATTATAAGTATGTGTACttaaacataataattattaagaagAATTTGTATTTACTCTACCCTACAGGTCATGCCATGCCTATCAGATCACTTACATTTTCGCCAGATTCACAGCTGCTCATCACAGCTTCTGATGATAACCACATCAAGATATATGACGTGTACCATTCCTGCTTCCTGTATTTGCCTCAAATTTTGATGGGTCCATCAAATAAACTAAATTATTTCCCAATTGGTTAATGTTGATATCTCTAAATCATTTATAAACTGTTTGACATTGTTTGGATTTGAATGACGAgtcttgtttattttttcatcccgttgtttgtttgtttgtttgtttgttcttttctcccAACAGACAACATGCAAACTTAGCAGGAACTCTCTCTGGTCACGGCTCCTGGGTTCTTGGTGTTTCCTTTTGTCCAGATAACACACACTTTGTTTCAAGGTACTCTTTGTTTTCCATTCTTTTGCCTTTAGGTTTTTCCAAAAGTTCTGTCCAAATCTTAAGTATTTTTATGACACAAAGAACTTGTGTATAAATTTCCGAAAGAACAATGGTAACACATCTCAATTGTTTAAGATGGCGGTAACAAAAATCTGCAATTccgaatttaatttaatttgtgtaccacactttctttgaaaaaatttcaagCAAATTTAACTGTAGATATTATTTCTGTAAATCAAACTGGAGTGGTGGTTTCCTTTAAGGCTGAACAGTAATGTCATAGTACTTACATAGTACTTACTACGACATTGCTGTTACGTTATTATGTGTATTCAAGGGCAGCGGAATACCTTTGaaagtggggggaggggggggggtgggggctaGGTTTTGGTATGGATCATGGAAGTGtgtggggaggggggagagATTGAGGAGAAAACAACACCCTCCAGCCCCTCCCTCTCTCTATTATGAAGAATTGATTATGATTTATGACTGACAAGTTTCTGGTCCTGATTGGACTAATTTTCAATGTAATTGCAAAGTTCATTCCTTAGAAGCCATACAATCAAGTTTTTATAACAAAATGAGTATTGTCCAGACACCTTCGTGTTTGTCCTGCACTATTGTGCACTCATCTTTTAATAGtttgaggtttttcttttaatcagGATATTCATCTACATGGGTTTCCGTTGAATGCATTGCCCTTTACTTTTTGAAGTTTAgtgaaacttgaagaaaaccaCTTTCATCAGCAGTATTGTTCTGTTCTGCTTAAGTTCCAGCGACAAAACTGTGAAGGTTTGGGATGCCGGGTCAAGACAGTGTGTACAAACATTCTATCAACACCACGATCAGGTACATTGTATTAATTTAGGCAAGGGCTTAACTTATCCCTTGCTTATTTCATTAGAGAGAGGTTTACCACAGAATGATGACTTCATCACTCTCGGCTGTTGAGCGTAGTAAATTCATTTCGCCGTTCCTTTGGTTTCGTATTCCCGCATTTTTGTCAGTGATTGGCTGAAATATCTCGAGCCACCGCATTCTCTATCTGTGACTTCCTCGGCTAATTTTCCTACGCGTAGGTTTGTGCtgcgttgtgattggtttatgaCAGTAGTATTGTTTGAATTAACCTATCCGGACGGAGAAGTCTGACGCACACACATCAACGCTCTCTTCGCTCTTCAAGAGGgtatttgaaaatgaaaaactcATACAAACTTCCAAAATAGCAGTCCACAGAACCCGTTTTCTCACTAGTCTTCTCTATGGCAGCGAGTCAAGGCCTTTGTGCTCAAAGAAAGTAAGAAGTTCGAATACATTCTTTATGGGCAACCTGTGGTGTATTCTGGGCATCAAATGGTCAGACCGTGGACCCTGTGGACAATAACGAGATTCTCGCCCGTGCTGCCATACCTACAACCACCCACAGACAAGTGCAGCCACTGCAGAAGAGGGAGTCAGTGacgcccagtggttagggcgcttgccttgtgATCCGGGGATCCCGTCTGTCAAGACTCGTTGGAGTCCAGcgggaaggttcaactgccacaaagattgccgtgtcaaaatccgaaaaacgaaATCAATTTGGCTGTTTGTAATAGCTGCTTATAAGTGTGAAACAGTTGTAAAGGTTTAAGTAACAGAAACGACACGAAAAATttgctagagaatgttttattgaaatttcaaatttagcgggacGTACTGTTGAATACGTCccgccaatcacagcgcgcgtactatctgagagatagaATTCATTCATTCGGTTCCCTATTTATTACAGGATAGAAGTCGAACTCATAAGTAACCAGCTTCCagttggccgactgtcggccgacagctGTCAGTGGAGGGGAGCTGTTCTTCACAAGCAGCGCGGGTGCAATCGCACGATCATGGGCCCCGTGCAAGCCAAGATTTTTTCCGGCTTTCTTCGTAACTGTTTGAGACGCTGCTTAAATGCaatgatgaaataatatatgaaatgagtcatatattgaactgcagatatgaaatcaagtgaagctgtgatcctcgcagttatgaacggaATTTGagcaattgcgtggagaagcctgaaaaattcaggacttcaacggggtgacct containing:
- the LOC138042396 gene encoding superkiller complex protein 8-like, which translates into the protein MSQYSVCFKHEQAHEDSIWTVAWGTSDKDGMENIVTGAVDDMVKCWRWNEDKLEPRFNFEGHQLGVVSVDINLTGTLAASSSLDSHIRIWDLETGKQLKAIDCGPVDTWTVAFSPDSRFIATGSHAGKINLIGVESGKKESALDTRGKFTMSIAYSPDGHYIACGAIDGIINIFDLTTGKLLHTLEGHAMPIRSLTFSPDSQLLITASDDNHIKIYDVQHANLAGTLSGHGSWVLGVSFCPDNTHFVSSSSDKTVKVWDAGSRQCVQTFYQHHDQVWGVKYNATGSKIVSVSDDKSVIVYNCPL